DNA from Rubripirellula lacrimiformis:
ATCCGACCGGATCCTGTCGGTGATCGGTCGGACTTGATCGGTGGCAGTTGCCAAAATTGGCAAGATGCATGATGGATGGTGGACCGGCTTTCGCCGCCATCGACATGACGGCGACCACTAGGCCACTGTCGATGCTAGTTTTGCCGCGGCAAGTTCATCGGTGGTGGTGCCTGTTCGACGCCTTGAACGGGCGGCGGTGCCTGTTCGACGCCCTGCCCATCCAGCGAAACCCCGACGTCGTGCATCAGGTGATGCAAGGTGGCTTCGATCATTTCTGTCTTAGCGACGATCCCTAGAGTGCCGATTTGACGATGATGGTGCCGTGACCAACCGCGAACGTCATCTTCGATGTGGTGAAACAGTTGGTCCATTCCCGACAACTGAGACCTCATGGCCTGCATGTCACGGTTGTGTTCCGCTTCGTGGATGAACTTTGCCACGCCCAACAGTTGGTAACCCTCGGCGTAGGTTTCTTGAAAACCGTGGTTGTGAGAATAGTTGTAGTGCAGATCCAGCAGCAGTTCGTTCACCAACGTTTCCAGCCGTCCGGATAGATCTTCGTACTGGCTGAATCCGCCAAATGGCAGCAACGCAGGCCTGGCAACGACATGCGTGGCGGATTGTTGTGGCTGGTAATAGTACTGGTTGTTTTCCACGTAGTACTGGCCGGCGTTGTAACCGCGGATCGTGGATGGCACCACGTGCGACCATCCGTTGTGCACGACGTCATGATGTTCGCGGCGGACGACATGCCCGTGGCTGTCACGGATGACATGATCGTGATGATCGATGTGCGGGGCAACGATGGTCGGCCGGCTGATTCTGCGAGCATTATCGCGGATCACGTCGTGGTGTTGGATGCCCTGAACATGGCCATGGGAATCGCGAATGACGTGGTCGTGGTGTTCAACCTGCGGCTGTGTTCGGACCGAACGGCCGGTCGTGATGCGACCATTTCCGATTCGAATCTGAAATTGCGCCAAGGCTGTATCTGCAACGGGCCCAAAGCACAGCGACAGCAGACCGATGGTCGCCGGAAGATGGAATTTCATGGAAAAGCTCGCTTGAAAAGGGTGGATAGCTACCGGCGATGCCAAAACACCGGCCTCGGATGTCGTGACGGAGTCTCACTGTAAACCAAGGCATCCATACGGACCCCATCGATCTGCAGCAGACTCCGTGAAATCCCGATTCACGACACCAAGTTCACCGGATGAAGGCTTTCGACAGATTGTAAGGCAAGCTGTTTCAACTTGCGCTGACTATCTGGAAATCCGGTGGTCGACCTATCAACCTCTTTTGCTGTCACTTCGCAGCAGGCACTTTACAGTGCTTTCAGAACTTCGGCTGCGTTGGCACGGCCGCCGTGGGTGGCGCTGATCTTGGCGTAGGTGATCTTTCCCGATGCATCCAGGACGATCGTCGATGGATAGGCGGTCTCACGTGGTGCATCCCAACGCAGCCCGTATGCATTGGTGAACTGAAATCCAGGGTCCAACAGGAAGGTCAACGGCTTGGGCAATTTCGTGCCCTTCAAAAAATCGTCCGCATGCGATCCCAGTTGTGAAGCTGGCCCCGGGTAGACCATGAGGACTCGTGCATTTTTCGCAGCGAATTTGTCAGCCAACTTGATGAAGTCACCTACCTGGGCAGAGCATGCGGGACACTGGTAGCCCGGGAAACCTCGCAGCACGACCAAGACCACGGGCCCATCGGCGTTCACTTCGCTAAGTTTCACGTTGCCCGAAAGTTCTCCACCGACCGATGGCAACTGAAAATCTTTGGCGGTTTGCCCTACTGCAAGCTGCTTCTTTGCGGCGTCGACAGGCGTGCCGGTGGTCGTTTGTGCAGAAACAGAGTGAGACACGGTCAGCGAGAGTGCGACGGCAGCAAGCGCAAGGTGCGGAATCATTTTCATCAATGGGCCTCGAAAGATGGGTGCAGAAGGGAGCAGTCTAAAAGTTCATGAAAACTGGGAATGGCCAGCATACGCTACCGAAGATCGCGGGCGGGTCGCTGGTTCCCTGAACGAAAGAAATTGCCAGCGGTCGTCGACATCCGCCACGAAATCTGTGTGCTGGACGCGGGAGAATGACGTTGCCAGCGGGGGCGGCGACTGAACTGGACGATCGGGCTGGCTGCCGGATGTGGTCGACCAGTCGCATCGGGCTTTGGCATAGTTGACTCTTGATCGCCCGCGTAGAATCCTTTCTGAACTTGGTTCGCATGGGCCGCGTGGGATTGGCAATCGATCTTGATTGCCGCGATTCACGGTGTTGCTATGCGGGCGATCGCCGTACGAACTATCCAAAACTGTCTACCGACCAGTCCATGTTAAGCATCGAAACACTGATTCTGATCACCGGTATTCTGTTGTTATTGGGGATTGCGTCGAACAAGTTTTCGGCTCGCATGGGCGTGCCCGTTCTGTTCGTCTTTTTGGTCGTCGGGATGCTAGCCGGATCCGAGGGGTTGGGCGGCATCGAGTTCGAAAACTACTCGATGGCCCATGGGATCGGGACAGTCGCCCTCTGTTTGATTCTGTTCGATGGCGGAATCCGGACGCCGTTCCAGTCGATCCGGTCCGCTTGGAAGCCGGCGGGAGTGCTTGCGACCGTCGGGGTTTTCATCACCGCATTGATTACGGGGTTAGCGGCGGCGTGGATTCTTGGGTTGACGGTGCTGCAGGGGTTATTGCTGGGCAGCATTGTCGGTTCGACCGATGCATCGGTGGTGTTTTCGGTGCTGCGCGGCGGTGGCGTCAATATCCGACCCAAGTTGGCCAATACGCTAGAGGTGGAAAGCGGATCGAACGACCCGATGGCGATCTTTTTGACGATCGGCTTGATCCAGGTCCTCACCGGCGAGGTGCCACTGGGCATTGGGTTGGTGACGTTGTTTTTGAATCAGATCATTTTGGGCACCATCGTCGGTCTGTTCGTGGGCTGGGCCGGATCGTTGATCCTGCGATACATCCGCTTGGATGCGGCCGGTTTGTACCCTGTGATGGCAACCGCGTTGGGTCTGTTTTCGTTCGGATTTGCGGCCCAGTTGGGCGGCAGCGGATTTTTGGCGGTGTACCTCACTGGCATCGTGATCGGCAACCAACGTCCGGTTTTTCACCGCGGCATCCTGTTGTTTCATGACGTGATCGCTTGGATCTGCCAAATCTTGATGTTCACCGCGTTGGGGATTTTGTCATTCCCAAGTCGGTTGGTCGAAGTCGCTGTGCCGGCGATCCTGATTTCGATCGTGTTGATCTTTGTCGCGCGACCGATCGCGGTTTTTCTATGTGCGGCGCCATTCAAGTTTGCATTTCGCGAATTGACGTTCCTGTCCTGGGTGGGGCTCAAGGGCGCCGTCCCCATTACGCTGGCCACCTTTCCGATGTTGGCCGATTTGGAGGGGGCGTCGGTGATGTTCGATACGGTCTTCTTTGTGGTCTTGGTGTCGGCGTTGGTACAGGGGTGGACTCTGCCGGCTGTTGCTCGATACCTGAAATTGGAAGTTCCAACCAGGTTGCCGCCGCCGGTGACGCTGGAAATTAGTTCGCTAAGAAACGTAGACGGCGACATCGTCGATTATTTTGTGGACGAAGAATGCCAGGCCGCTGGCTGCATGCTGAAACAACTGGCATTGCCCGACGGTGTCGTGATCGCACTGATCGTCCGCGACGAGCAGATCATTCCGCCGCAAGGCGGGTCGATGCTGCTAAGCGGTGACCATGCGATCGTGGTGCTGCGTCCCCAGGTACGCGCTTTGGTGGATCGGGTGTTTGCGCATCGCAAGAGTCCGCCGAAAGAACTGCCCGCGGAGTTCGAGTTCCCGCTGCGGGGGTCTATCAAGGTCCATGACTTGGAACAGTTCTATGGAGTCAAGCTGGATGCGGAAATGGGCGCGACGCTTGATCAGACTTTGCGAGATCGGATTGCCAAAGAAGACCTGAAGGTTGGTTCGGCAGTCCGCTACGAACAGATCATGTTGACCGTCCGCGGTTTGTCGTCCGACGGAACGATCGAATACGTGGGCATGACAATCTTGCCCGTTGCCGCGGCCAAAGTCACCACGGATGCGAACGACAAGTCGGACGAAGGGCCGGGCAAGTCCGAATCACCCGATTCGTGATCACTGGGGTCCCCGACGGAATCAGTCGCT
Protein-coding regions in this window:
- a CDS encoding peroxiredoxin family protein, translating into MKMIPHLALAAVALSLTVSHSVSAQTTTGTPVDAAKKQLAVGQTAKDFQLPSVGGELSGNVKLSEVNADGPVVLVVLRGFPGYQCPACSAQVGDFIKLADKFAAKNARVLMVYPGPASQLGSHADDFLKGTKLPKPLTFLLDPGFQFTNAYGLRWDAPRETAYPSTIVLDASGKITYAKISATHGGRANAAEVLKAL
- a CDS encoding potassium/proton antiporter; the protein is MLSIETLILITGILLLLGIASNKFSARMGVPVLFVFLVVGMLAGSEGLGGIEFENYSMAHGIGTVALCLILFDGGIRTPFQSIRSAWKPAGVLATVGVFITALITGLAAAWILGLTVLQGLLLGSIVGSTDASVVFSVLRGGGVNIRPKLANTLEVESGSNDPMAIFLTIGLIQVLTGEVPLGIGLVTLFLNQIILGTIVGLFVGWAGSLILRYIRLDAAGLYPVMATALGLFSFGFAAQLGGSGFLAVYLTGIVIGNQRPVFHRGILLFHDVIAWICQILMFTALGILSFPSRLVEVAVPAILISIVLIFVARPIAVFLCAAPFKFAFRELTFLSWVGLKGAVPITLATFPMLADLEGASVMFDTVFFVVLVSALVQGWTLPAVARYLKLEVPTRLPPPVTLEISSLRNVDGDIVDYFVDEECQAAGCMLKQLALPDGVVIALIVRDEQIIPPQGGSMLLSGDHAIVVLRPQVRALVDRVFAHRKSPPKELPAEFEFPLRGSIKVHDLEQFYGVKLDAEMGATLDQTLRDRIAKEDLKVGSAVRYEQIMLTVRGLSSDGTIEYVGMTILPVAAAKVTTDANDKSDEGPGKSESPDS